In the Paenibacillus sp. genome, GGGTTCCGGATCGAAACAACCGAACATCACGAAGGGCGCCCGCAGAAGGCGGCGCTTGTTCCTAACGCTCGTCGGCGGTTTTACGTTATGGGCCGTCGTGGCGATGTGGGACCAGACGTTCGCCATGAACGAGAAGCGAGCGGAGCTGAGGGCGCTCCAGCAGCGGCTCGATCAGGTGAAGGC is a window encoding:
- a CDS encoding septum formation initiator family protein, which encodes MAAGTAAGSGSKQPNITKGARRRRRLFLTLVGGFTLWAVVAMWDQTFAMNEKRAELRALQQRLDQVKAENEAYQAEVTRLQDPEYIEQKVRKDFGMSRPGDKVFAPPAE